In Lycium ferocissimum isolate CSIRO_LF1 chromosome 7, AGI_CSIRO_Lferr_CH_V1, whole genome shotgun sequence, the sequence ACAATGCCGTTCAATTTAACCTCATTAAGGccccatttatttttattaagattaagatGTTTGAATCTGAATACATATCTGATTATTAAGATATTGTTTCCAAATCTGAACACTGAACAATTAAGACCGTTTGTTTTTTCAACGGAGGAATATGTGTAATTTATCTTTGTTTAAAAACTAGTAAATataatattccaatatctaATAATTAAATGTTATATCCGCAGATTTTTGGAGAAACTATTAATATATGGTGCTGTAAAAACTATTTGTTTGACGAAGCAAACTCTAAAATGTATGATTACCATTTATTTACcttgtttttttccataaatgAAAGTGACCAATTATTTAGGTGAATCAAATAACATAGATTGAAAAagatatgaagaagaagtatcacGATATTAAAAGTATGCACATAGATAGAGGTTGATAATTTACCCTATATTTCGTACTATtagttttgttatttttctgtattttgtaTTAATTTGGTTAAAACAAGTTGaccatttcatttttcatagaCAACCTTCCGGTTTAAACGCTTTTCTTCTTTCCTGTTTGAAATTGTCCATCCTATTGTTTCTTTTTTGAATAGGtaaccaaaaaaaggaaaaaaagaaaagaaaaaagagagaccTTGATTGCATGATCTCCAttagaggaggaggaggaggaggaagaaatGAAGAATCTGAATGAGAGAAAAATGAcgacaatgaaaaaaaaatagagaacaTATTAGAGTAATTAGGGAGGGAGAAGGGAAACGAAAAGAAACGACGGAAAGGAAATATAGGCGGATTGTTTTTTAGAGATATAAAAGGGAAAAGATTTGAAGAGGGACAATGGAGGAGAGGGAGGGGGATTTGAGGGTTCCTCTGATCTCTTCCTTGTTCTGTCTTTGTGTATTAACTGGTGGTGTCCTCCTTGTTCTTTACCTTTTCGTGCCAGATCACTCTCAGCCATGGTTTCCTGCTGCAGGATTGATCTTGGTTGGTTCTCCCTACATATTTTGGCTCCTGACTTACTTCTACACCTGCTTGAAACGCTGCTGTTTTGGCGATGACAGCAGTGTTGACAACCGCCAGATTTCTAGGCGGACCTCAAGGGCTTCTACGCTGGGGAAATCTGGGGTGGCCAGAACTGATTCCAAGGCAAATTCTGTTACTTCTAATAACAGTAACATCAATGATGGTAAACAAGCAAGTGGCCACAGCCAACAAGATGGAGGAGATGCATCGTCCACCAATTCTGCAAAGGAAATTGAGATGCCTTTAGCCGTATCAGTTGCTTCTTCATGAAGTGAATACTAATCGAGTATATGAAGAAATGATCAGGCGAGATGGATTGATAAATGGCTGTATTATGCATGAGCCTAAAGCATGAAAGAGATATTTGGATTGCAGatattatatataattgaaGGATCATGTCATCATTCAGGAGCTGTTTAAGGATGGTGAAGATTGCGTGTGAATGGTGAATGTAAGTAGAAATAGCACAAAGAGACGTTTAACTTGTCTTAGCATTTACGAAAAtttaacccccaaaaaaaaaaaaaaattgctcttCTTGTTTCCTAGGCATTCTCTCTCTTATTTCCTATTATTTCTTCCTCTCCTCCCCCAACTTTTCTTAATTTGTGTTGAAACTTCAATTTCAGCCCAATACAGCATTCTTCCTTGAAGAGATAACGAAGAATGAACGAGAAATTTGACATATAGTACACCCTTCTTGTTTTATATATCTCAGAATCTTTATTTGGTCGGTCAGTCTATGTGGTCAATTGGTGCGAAGAAttagaatttgacttatgaatTAAAGAGATTTTGTAGCAAGGCAGTAGTTTGCACAATCTTTTGAATAATTTGTTAAGATTGGGAGGCATACAAGGAAcagctgaaaaaaaaaaaaaaacagaattaAATGTCAGTAAGTGAGCCCTTATATTCCAAGTGTTTGTCCTACCTGCATTGTTTGCATGAGAAGTAAAACACAACTAGggtaaaaattataatttaaatccAAAGAGTTTATTATGGGGAAAAATACAAATagttttaacttttataaattGACAGTGTATAGATATTTTATACAACGAGGTcacctaaaagataaatacacgATTGTCTATAAAAAGTGAGGCAGGTAACCCTACTATAACAATTTAAACTCAAATGAGTATAAAAGAGGTTaaattccttttatttcttagaATAACTTCCTTTTTATTCTTCATGAAAAGATGCTCATATTTGGTATTTTCACGCTCCTTAAGCTAACAGTCCATAACGTTTTTCTGTCTTATCACTTTCAGAGCTATCAACAAACTTTATTGACTATTGGCTCTACTAAAATCTGTAAAATATGTAATAGCCTTTTCATTAGCAAGTGGACTGCTTATTTTACCGCCAACATTCGATATCTTACGATCTCTTGTCAATGTTTCTGCACTGTGACGGAGGTATTTCACCTAAGGAATTTAACATCTATTAAATATAACCTTATATATACCATGTGATTTTTCGGTGAAGGGGTTCGGATAACTTCTACACcacctagctccgcccctgttTCTTTATGAtagaatatatatcaaagcatCTTTAACAACAGTGATATGTACAAGAGATGGAAGATTATTTCACTAAACTACAAAGACGGTTTCCTTCTTTTACCATATTTATCACCTAATGGTGGAATGTAGTGTTAAAAAAAGTAattataatatctcaaaaagaagtaTTCATATTAATGTGcaaattcatttcttaataCCCTGTTACCTTACAATCCTAAAAGTACTATTGAAATCATAACAGTCCCTTTACTATTCTTTAACCATCAGTTTTTAGTCTTGAATATGGCTTTTACTATATCATAATGTTTGATACGTTTGAGGTCCAATACTTACTGCCATTAACTTTTTATTAACGTTGGGACATTAATTCTTATTAACGTTGGAGGCTATTCAGCCATCTTTAATCCTCCTAACCGTTGCTTTGGCTATGAGACTCTATCCTCATTTTGAGTTCTCTTCAcctatatatacttatcctaTATTTTTGGTGAAAGATACATCTAGAGAAATTCTTCTTCCCAAATTATGTTGTGCTGGGTTTTCTTTtgttaatctttgttagattctggctcctagttttatactagaagagcttgttgaatcctggggatacacccataccgggtgaaatatcaGACAGTGTCTTAATTGAAACGCCTCAAGCTATGTGAATTCGTTAAAGTGGTCGTGATcgagtattttccgtaagatttccaacaatcttaaggatatttcgtTCTCTAATCTTACGGAGAATCTAGTTGACGATATCCAAATCACTGTTCTAATTGGCCATCCAAAGGTATAGAGGTTTTTCACTCATTTTGATTCTTCACAGAAGTTAAAGGTATGTTTCGATTACATTTTTCGAAAATCTTTAGAAGCCCGAGATAATGAATTTAAATTGTTTTCAATTATAAACTAGTTTGAGTGTATGGATTTGTGTATCACCACTGTATGTGATCGTTGATGCTTTGAACATGAAAGAGTGAATAATTTACCATGAAAGAGTGAATAATTTACTATGGTCTTTGATTCTATTTTCATGTGtgtcattatttttttatttttttttttaaaaaacagtTATATGAGTTAGTATACTGCTTATAGCCAACTTTTTGTGTTATGAATACCATTCTACTTAAAGACTATTATATCTAGTTTTACTTTCTTGGTGGATATGTAAAATTCGCTTTTCGTGGATACAAGACAAAGTTATCCCCCAAccttaaagtttttaaaaatgtgGGGGTCACAATGTTTTATTAAAATTATGTCGAGAGATTATTTAGAAGTGATAATATTTCACATGgtcttactactcaaaatatttttgaaataaatttgattcattatcCATTCATAGAGTAAACGAATTGTATGTTTGACGAGTGGTAACTAACACCATATGATTTTGTGAACTACTGAGTGCAAATGTTGAACGAATGCATAACAAACGCATGCATGTTGATTATCTATTTTGTGAACTACTGAGTGCAAATGTTGAACGAATGCATAACAAATGCATGCATGTTGATTATCCTAAAAGTAAACTGGAAAAATCATCTTGTGAATTGTGAAAAAAAGTTATTCTCATAGActgaaatatttaaaagtgtGCAGGTCTCGTGCTAATGTTATGCTGctcaattttgaaaagaaaaagaatatctGAGAGGTACCAAAATTATGGTATTAAACATAGTGAATTTTTGGAGTTGGTTGGTGATGAGGCTAAGTGGTTAAGAGACCTCTTAGTGAGTATTTCAATGGGAATAAAGCCAACATATATCGTGTCTATACATTGTGGTTGCCAAGCAACAATAGTTGTagtgagaaaataaatatttcatgggCAAAACTAGACACACTCGGTTGAGAAATAAAGTGATAAGACAGCTGTTGTGAGATAGAattatttacgtaaataaatTATGTGAAGTTAGAGGTGAACTTGATCAATTCACGGACTATAAGAAACATCGAGGGGAATGAGATTTTTAAGTCAATTTGAGAAGATCAACAATGATGGTAACCCAATCTATGTGATTGGAGATCTcatgaattaggttcatatgggtagtaacaagtcattagttgatcaaGTGTGCACTATAAAATTATATCCGTTCCTATGGTATGTGAATATAGTGCAGTTCTGCAAGGCAAAGTGAGGCTGAgttataaactcttaatccattACCATATCCTTTATAAGTAGTGTATTGCTCTGCAGAGTACACTTGATGGGTGGACCTATATGAGCGTGGAGTGCTGCCGCTCCTATGAAATTGTGACGgatttctagagcactcatgaataCTAGGACACGTGCATGGTCTCTTAGCGCAAAACCGTGATCACGACAAAGATTGTGCGAGTATAATGTGATAGAATAAGACAATGTGCTTACAAAAGAATTATTTGTTCATAGAAGTTTTAAACTTCACCAATTATTCTGTGggtattatcttattttatctaggTTTGGTTCATATTCTACGAGACACCAAATTCGACGCATTGTACTCATATGTGAAAACCCAACAAAActtcttatttctttctattccttaatattctttttgagatattgtGGGGGATTGTTAAAAAGAGTAattataatatctcaaaaaagacccgcaagggtggctcagttggttgagcatggggctttcataatggaggtctcaggttcgaaaccccctgccaACGACGAGGGGGATTTGCCTTCCGGTCGAGCttcgtcgcacggggcttgcctagtgcgggttacctctTCTTTGTGGTTTGcggctattgcacaggagctgggtttaccctgtgcgcacccaaagggtagcggctgcgggttcccatgtcataaaaaaaaaaaaaaaaatctcaaaaaagaAGTATTCATATTAATGTGCAAATTCATGTCTTAATACCCTGTTACCTTACAATCCTAAAAGTACTATTGAAATCATAACAGTACCTTTACTATTCTTTAACCATCAGATTTTAGCCTTGAATATGGCTTTTACTATATCATAATGTTTGATACGTTTGAGGTCCAATACTTACTGCCATTAACTTTTTATTAACGTTGGGACATTAATTCTTATTAACGTTGGAGGCTATTCAACCATCTTTAATCCTCCTAACCGTTGCTTTGGCTATGAGACACTATTCTCATTTTGAGTTCTCTTCAcctatatatacttatcctaTATTTTTGGTGAAAGATACATCTAGAGAAATTCTTCCTCCCAAATTATGTTGTGCTgggtttttttctttgttaattttgttaaattttcctAGTTTTATActtagaagagcttgttgaatcctagGGGATACACCATATCTTTAGGGTGAAATATCTTTAaggacagtgtcttaattgacatgcctcaagctatgTGAATTCGGTAAAGTGGTCGTGATcgagtattttccgtaagattttcAATATGTAGAGTCCCCCAAATCCCAATAATAGCATTTATTGCCCTGCTTCCTGTTGAATTATGCTACCTTCTCACTTAAAAATCTAAAATTGTCAGACAAAACACACTTTTATATGTTTAATCATGTCTTCAACATACAACTCTCATGCCCAGACCTAATTCTTTTTTACAGGCCAAACATGTAAATACTGTTTCATGTCATGCATAGAGGATTTTAAGGAACTTAAGTACACTCTTAACTGCTAGAACTATACATATTGTACCATTCTATGATGGaaaagtgaacaagaaagttGACCCAACTAGCTAGCAAAGGGGAAATTGTGACCTCCCACAGAATAGCTGCAACTGTTGATTTGCACTTGCATTACTAGTGACACTATATGCCAGAGCCGCCAGACCATGACAACATTCGAAATTAAACCAAACattgcaaaattaattattgCTACGATCATtgcctactttttttttttaaacggcGGTTaggttttaaaaaggaaagaatatgACGTCATAAAGAATTATATTACAGGATATGACGTACCATTGTGATTTTTTGTTGAGATTCCATGAcatcatattttaaaaaatttaggaGAAGATTGACGATTCCCAGTACTAAAAAAGAcatcatattttaaaaaatttaggaGAAGATTGACGATTCCCAGTACTAAAAAGTGACGCTACTGCCAATTAAGAAATGACAAAAGGTTCACTTTGTTTCAAGATACACAGGgtgccgtttggacatgatttgaaatcgtgATATGAAATCAGTGATTTGAAATTAtaatgatttgaagttgaagttttgtttggacatgcaatttagaTTTCTTTAGTCGTATTTTTTTCTCATATagataaaaaccccacaaattgtgaaaaccatcaaaattttcccaattctaatataatcctcccacatagttggtaagagtaaatttgttaCAAAAATATTATCAACTTGcagatcttttaatatttgatataaatagtTGGTAAACATGGTTGGTggatatatctaccaacttatgggtatgtttttataaaatataaacttatgggtcaagttttacatttaaaaaatttgaaatcatgatttgaaatctcaaatcatgcctttttggatgatttaggatttgaaatcatgatatgaagttgaagttgaaattttgtgcaaattgcATAAACAAACGCCAATTTGAAATCACAAtatgaaatcatgtccaaacgcgTAATAGGAGTATATAATTACATCCtatcaatttatttatttattacagaAAAAGTAAAAAGGATTGAAGTACAATTtcgaagagaaaaaagaagggcgcttttggcccaaaaaaaaaaaaaaaaaaaaaagaaagaaagaaaaaccaGGAAATGAGAACGAAGACGTGATTGACTAGCTCATCAAACTCAAATTGATGCCAAATTGCAACTTACATAGGGTACCTTTAGAATGAAAAAAAGTTACTCATACACGCGTCCGCAACTTAATTGACCCAAAAACTAagcaagtgaaccaaaatacccattaaaaaaagaagaagttacaTTACTACCTTTTGCGCAGGATAAAAGGACTTAACTGTTAAGTCCTTTTGCGAAGGAAATTCATGCGCAATAGGGGTTAATTATTTACAACACTATGCTCGTTTTTGACTgctttatatgacacacttatattgcgcaacattttgACCGCAAAATATGACACACCTATATAACGGAACGTTTATATAACTCTTTTGGTTAAGAACTTTTGTATAACTCATTCGGTTAAAAAAACTCACATTTTAAAAATGCCTAATTCAAGAtgcttcattaaaaaaaaaaaaatacatcattcattacaagaagaaaatacttaagattcataattcaagacaattcgaaTACATCAAGTAGAATTAAAATACATTCATAAAATGATGAGATTCTTCAACCACGAGAGACTCTTCCACTACGAGAGGTTCTTCCACCACCAGAGGTACTTGCACCACCATGGCCCCGTAGGTTACACAAACGCTTATCATGGCCAAACTCCTTACACGTCGAGCACTTTCGAGAGTATGTCCTCTCCGGAACATTCATTTGATTGGGAATCCGAGTTCGTGTGTTAACACGCAATTTACGGATATACTCTTTATTAGCAATCattgaaaatggctcatttgGCCAATAGGCCTGatcaccaagtgggtagaaACTACCGGCATACGCTTTGAGATAGCTTTTGACGTTGTATTCTTATGCCACATAatttaattccctttttctAATTGCCTCGAAATACGTGATGACATGAGAATACGACATGTGGTATGATTGCCACTTACTATAACTACATGTTCTCGTCATCTCATAAGCGGTATGAATGTTGCCTCCCCGACCTTGGTAATAACCTGTCCTGACTTCAAACACGTATTTCGAATAGTTATCTCTACCGTCTTGTGTAGCTCACATTTTTTCCTATGATGCTCGAACATTTTTACGATTATTTTGCATCCATTTCCCATTTGCTAATATGGCTTTGGTCATCTTGTTCTAGCCACAAACCGCCCCGCACTTGTTGTAAGTCGTTCTCACCATTGCGGAACGGACGTACCCCCCGCATTTTAGCAAACCATTGAATGATTTCGAGCTGTTTGTTGTTAGCATCCCCCATCTCCTGCCTTCATCCGcatgtaatgtccatttgtcaATGTCGATTGCCTTCAACCAAACATATGCTTCCGACTTCACTGCCTTGATCATCTCTATCCGCGCtagaaactttttttctttatgcTCTATTGCAGCCGCCCACATCAATTTTTTTAGTGTGCTGTTTTTAAAGGCTGTTTGAAAATTTGCCTTTATCTGCCTTAAACAAAAGTGATGGTAAGCAAAAGGAGGTTTCCACCCTGCCAAATGTCAAATAGTAGAAATGTAGATTGGTCGGTATTCCTTCCAAATGATTCGAATAGCAGTGGTGGTGaaagttcaaatcatagcagctATTCCGATGAATCGAGTTATCTTGATAACAATGAATTCAAGATAGACGATTTGAAACGCCACCTTCTTACAGAgcataatgatgatttttgcaatgtgaaatattcagatccacgAGAATATTGTTGCGGGTTACACCGAGAATGTCCATATCGGCATGCCGAATCAggacgtcttgttcgtgacttgaaaaatctcaaagCTCAAATCCCAACAAGGTTCTCAATGACCATGCCTTGAACTGATCCACATTCTTGTGAGATTGCcatacaaaggattagaaaagaaaataacggAATGCTAGCAAGAcattgtagattttacatgctaaagttggccgaagaacaagccTCATTaaccggtagagaactaacatctacAGAAAGAAgatatgtcttaagaaacccaaaatattattctgaggacgatattgagaaCTTCTATTGCGATGATAATTAGGGGTTATTTTTGGTTCACTTGCTTAGTTTATGTGTCATTTAAGTTAGGACTCATGATTTAgtttgtatttttaatttatgatgaagtcatcaatttgaagaaaattagtatgtttttttaatttgctttgattgttatagtctattattaatttatataagcTTCGTAgagttaataatacataaaaagttcaacaattcacaattttaaagaaaacacaaataaattagtacataaaagGTGCGATTACATAATACATGAAAACGTACAactaataaaaacaaaatacataaaaataacaaaaatacacatagaaataataaaacaacaacaagatagcacaaataatcttccaaaatttcgctttttctttcaaagcattTTTCTCGTGTTGAGTTTCTGGTTACCTTAAAANNNNNNNNNNNNNNNNNNNNNNNNNNNNNNNNNNNNNNNNNNNNNNNNNNNNNNNNNNNNNNNNNNNNNNNNNNNNNNNNNNNNNNNNNNNNNNNNNNNNCCCCTGGGCCAAACAAAAGACAGCCCCACACTTGTCAACATAATATTCACCTAGCCAACAAGAAGTTAATACTATACTAAACATGATAACTAAAACCGAACTAGCCAAACATGATAACCGAGTTTAGTCCAAAACCGACATATGAACTAACGACATACTTAGAGACTAATCACGATAACGATAATTAAAACTAACATCAAACCGAAAACCGGGCTTCAACCAAAGTAATCATGCACTAGCCATACAAGTAGATGACATTATATTAAACTAAAACGAATGTACTTAGAGTATTAAGATCGCTAACAATACTAAACTAACCATTGATTTTAACAACTAATCGCAAATGTTAGCGACCACATGATAGATATGAAATAAAACACACACATAAACAAACTGAAGCAAGCTAATCTAACCACCAAACAAAATAGACCAATGTAAGCACAATGGTTTAAAGAAAGGGGAATTACATCTTCTGTGCACAAGTGGGTGCGAGAGTTTCGCATTTACTCGAAGACTACCAAATCGCAGCTCACGAGCCACGGCTTTCACGGCAACAACAAAGAGTAGATGAAAACGAAAATTGTTTTAGGATTTTTGACTCGATCCCTTGAACTACCACACTACTGCAAGCTTAATATTTGGGAATTTTATGCGGCTCATAGAACTCTATTTTTAGGGATTTTCGATCTGGAAAGCTCCCCTTCACTCCTCCCGAAAACCATCATTTATAGGGTTTAAACTAGGGTTTTACCACTGAAAATTAGGCGGGATCTTTCGAATCAATCCAAAATCAAACGTTAAGGgggcttcttcttttttctgtcTTTGACCAGGGCActgagatgaagaagaaaaataccATTAATTAGCACCACGAAAAATACAAAGGTGGAACAGATTTCAAACCTGCAAGCGGACGAAACCCATTAACCATCTTGTACCCGAAAGATCGCAAGGGCTGATAAAGTAGGATTTGAGCTTGCAAACGGACAAAAATCATTAAGGGATTTCGGATTTAAGCAGAGGGGGaggaagaagaaacaaaaattcACCTCTTTCAACGGTTGAAATCTGGATGGGGAGGCACAGGGTATTAATTTCCCTTCCCAAATCGACCATGCACGGTGCGTAAGGTGAAAGGCCTCTGTAATCTTTCCATTTTAGTTGAAGAGAGACGGAAGcaagagagaggagaggaaaGGGACGAGACGAGTAACGTTAGGGTTCGTCCCATCTGGGTGCCGAGGGACAAATTTCGTCCACGGCTAAAGTGGAGGGGAGGTGCTGGAAAGGAGGTGGGAAAGAAAGGAGGCGAAGGaggaagagagaagagagagagagggaaaagGGGGGTGCGCGCGtcaaggagaaagagagaaaggaacCACTAGCTTCGTTTGTTTGGGTGACAattgggtcgggtcgggtcggaTTGCGGTGTAAAGTTGGGTGGATGAATTAAAGGTGGAGCTGATGAGTATGGCTAATGATATTGGGCAATTAGCGGGTAGGGTACTATTTTAGGTGACGATGGGCTTAATTCTAAATATAGACCAATCTTAAATAATTATACCAACGCGTGTTAAAATATTATACGatataaaagtatgtatttattagtacttagataaaataaaatgacgTCGTAATAGCCGTGcgataatatatttgaaatccaatagTAAATAAACACTATTATTTAATTGCGCGTAAATAAATGCAAGCGTGTGCATACGATGGTAAAAATGCCGAAATGATAAAAtccgaataataataatattggtAGTAATAAATAATAGcaaaataatagtagtagtagtaataataataataataataataataataataataataatagtggtAGTAGTAACGGTAATAAAATACCGTAGATAATAACGATCGACTATAACAAGATAATAAAATGTCGGTATTAGTAAAAGTCAATaattataatagaaatataaataatcattttttaaattgccaaaattactataaatttaaataaatatttagggaaggcgggacaaaattgggtgtcaacacttaCAGAgcataatgatgatttttgcaatgtgaaatattcagatccacgAGAATATTGTTGCGGGTTACACCGAGAATGTCCATATCGGCATGCCGAATCggacgtcttgttcgtgacttgaaaaatctcaaagCTCAAATCCCAACAAGGTTCTCAATGACCATGCCTTGAACTGATCCACATTCTTGTGAGATtgccgtacaaaggattagaaaagaaaataacagaatgctagcaagacattgtagattttacatgctaaagttggccgaagaacaagcctcatcaaccggtagagaactaacatctacAGAAAGGAgatatgtcttaagaaacccaaaatattgttctgaggacgatattgagaacttctattctgatgataattaggggttattttggttcacttgctTAGTTTATGTGTCATTTA encodes:
- the LOC132063502 gene encoding uncharacterized protein LOC132063502 codes for the protein MEEREGDLRVPLISSLFCLCVLTGGVLLVLYLFVPDHSQPWFPAAGLILVGSPYIFWLLTYFYTCLKRCCFGDDSSVDNRQISRRTSRASTLGKSGVARTDSKANSVTSNNSNINDGKQASGHSQQDGGDASSTNSAKEIEMPLAVSVASS